A single region of the Gossypium arboreum isolate Shixiya-1 chromosome 12, ASM2569848v2, whole genome shotgun sequence genome encodes:
- the LOC108477941 gene encoding pectinesterase inhibitor 12-like, whose protein sequence is MKNSHISSLVFFYLLLVSVSSNLIQESCNKAAKLDPQTIKVDFCVSKFEGNPKAKLATTISDLVEVSIEASITNATSIGSKLLERKSLESFERNGLKNSYWLYSLVGTCLQGAEEVFKAKNYATTCVDIVASIEAPMNCEDQFKKKKGFVSPLTKENSIFFLLTNISHVFMTIVQKG, encoded by the coding sequence atgAAGAATTCTCACATTTCTTCTCTTGTTTTCTTCTACCTTTTGCTTGTCTCAGTGAGCTCCAATCTTATTCAAGAATCTTGCAACAAAGCTGCAAAGCTTGATCCCCAAACTATAAAGGTGGACTTTTGTgtatcaaaatttgaagggaatcCCAAAGCCAAATTAGCTACTACTATTTCAGATTTAGTTGAAGTCTCTATTGAGGCTTCCATAACTAACGCGACGAGCATTGGATCCAAGCTTTTGGAAAGAAAAAGCCTTGAATCTTTTGAAAGGAACGGCTTGAAAAATTCCTATTGGCTTTACTCTCTTGTAGGGACTTGTTTACAAGGTGCTGAGGAGGTTTTTAAGGCTAAAAATTATGCAACTACTTGTGTAGACATAGTTGCTTCTATTGAAGCACCAATGAATTGTGAAGACCAGTTCAAGAAGAAGAAAGGGTTCGTGTCACCGTTGACAAAGGAAAACAGTATATTCTTTCTGCTAACTAACATCTCTCATGTGTTCATGACCATAGTCCAAAAAGGATGA
- the LOC108478560 gene encoding probable L-gulonolactone oxidase 6 — translation MPAIPMLFSNKFSVLLLWKCLCLLVVLVGCNPPGEPVKCSTKDSNCTVTNSYGMFPDRAICRAGNVAYPTSEQELVSIVSAATKSKRKMKVVTHFSHSIPKLVCPDGQDGLLVSTKNLNRVLKTNTEAMTMTVESGVTLRQLITEAAKAGLALPYAPYWWGLTIGGLLGTGAHGSSLWGKGSSVHDYVVEMRIVSPAKAEDGYAKVWVLNERDKDLDAAKVSLGVLGVISQVTFKLQPLFKRSITYVRKDDTDLGDEAVTFGKLHEFADIFWYPSQRKAIYRIDDRVPINVSGNGVYNFTPFRSTLSLVLALVRSSEETQESSGDAEGKCLNAKLMTSTLQSSAYGLTNNGAIFTGYPVIGFHDRLQSSGTCLDSLEDSLITACPWDPRIKGEFFHQTTFSIGLSVVKSFIQDVQKLVSMDPKSLCGLELYNGILMRYVKASTAYLGKQEDAIDFDITYYRSKDPMAPRLYQDVLEEIEQMALFKYKALPHWGKNRNLLFDGVMKRYKNGGEFLKVKNKYDPWGLFSSEWTDQVLGLRNGVTILKEGCALEGLCVCSQDVHCAPSKGYLCKFGKIFSDARVCARVNTKT, via the exons ATGCCAGCTATACCAATGTTGTTTTCAAACAAGTTCAGTGTGCTTCTCCTATGGAAATGCCTCTGTCTATTAGTTGTTTTAGTGGGTTGCAATCCCCCAGGGGAGCCCGTCAAATGTTCCACCAAAGATTCCAACTGCACCGTCACAAACTCTTACGGCATGTTCCCCGACCGAGCCATTTGCAGAGCGGGGAACGTGGCTTACCCAACGTCAGAACAAGAGCTGGTTTCGATCGTATCGGCGGCAACTAAATCCAAAAGGAAAATGAAAGTGGTGACACATTTCTCTCACAGCATTCCCAAGTTGGTCTGTCCCGACGGCCAAGATGGGTTGCTTGTTAGCACCAAGAACCTTAACCGTGTATTGAAAACCAACACGGAGGCAATGACGATGACTGTGGAGAGCGGTGTGACGTTGAGGCAACTGATTACTGAAGCAGCTAAGGCTGGTTTAGCATTGCCTTACGCACCGTATTGGTGGGGATTGACCATTGGTGGCCTTTTAGGTACAGGCGCTCATGGGAGCTCCTTGTGGGGGAAAGGGAGTTCAGTTCATGATTATGTTGTGGAGATGAGAATTGTAAGCCCTGCAAAAGCTGAAGATGGATATGCTAAGGTGTGGGTGTTGAATGAGAGAGACAAAGATCTCGATGCAGCTAAGGTTTCGCTTGGAGTTCTTGGGGTAATCTCACAG GTGACATTCAAACTTCAACCTCTTTTCAAAAGATCCATTACTTATGTAAGAAAGGATGATACAGACTTGGGAGATGAAGCTGTGACTTTCGGCAAACTCCATGAATTTGCAGACATATTTTGGTACCCCAGTCAACGAAAGGCGATCTATAGAATCGATGATCGGGTCCCCATTAATGTATCCGGGAATGGTGTTTATAATTTCACTCCATTTCGCTCCACTCTTTCGCTTGTTTTGGCTCTTGTTCGATCTTCAG AGGAAACTCAAGAATCCTCAGGAGATGCTGAAGGGAAGTGCCTCAATGCAAAGCTAATGACGTCTACACTTCAGTCGTCTGCTTATGGCTTAACAAACAACG GTGCAATTTTTACAGGCTATCCAGTGATCGGATTCCACGACCGTCTCCAATCATCGGGAACTTGTCTAGACAGCCTCGAAGACTCATTGATCACCGCATGCCCTTGGGACCCCAGAATTAAAGGAGAGTTTTTTCACCAAACCACATTTTCCATCGGTTTATCAGTCGTGAAAAGCTTCATCCAAGACGTGCAGAAGCTAGTATCAATGGATCCCAAATCACTATGTGGGCTAGAACTTTACAATGGGATCCTCATGCGCTACGTTAAAGCTTCCACCGCCTACTTGGGCAAGCAAGAAGACGCCATAGATTTTGACATCACCTATTATAGGAGCAAAGACCCCATGGCTCCTAGGCTTTACCAAGACGTGTTGGAAGAGATCGAGCAAATGGCCTTGTTCAAATACAAGGCTTTGCCGCACTGGGGGAAGAATCGGAACCTGCTGTTCGATGGGGTGATGAAGAGATATAAGAATGGTGGAGAGTTCTTGAAGGTTAAAAATAAGTATGATCCATGGGGATTGTTTTCGAGTGAGTGGACTGACCAGGTTCTTGGGCTGAGAAATGGGGTCACCATATTGAAAGAAGGGTGCGCTTTGGAAGGATTGTGTGTTTGTTCCCAAGATGTTCATTGTGCTCCAAGCAAAGGCTATTTGTGTAAGTTTGGGAAAATTTTTTCAGATGCAAGAGTATGTGCTCGTGTAAATACTAAGACTTAG
- the LOC108477942 gene encoding protein MAIN-LIKE 2-like: MSGPPSALIENYLQDAGFWHVATIGRGCKLDQKLINALIERWRPETHTFHLSCGEYTITLEDVQLQLGFLIDRYAVTGSAQSADWGAVCYELSGAISDNINGGQIEMGWLRDTFPESDNDLTDLERIQCARAYILEIIGGYLMPDLSRNRVHLR, translated from the coding sequence ATGTCTGGTCCTCCATCGGCGTTGATAGAGAATTACCTGCAGGACGCGGGTTTTTGGCATGTGGCCACGATAGGccgggggtgcaagttggaccaGAAACTAATCAATGCGttgatagagaggtggagacccgagacgcACACTTTCCATCTTTCATGCGGAGAGTATACTATCACTCTAGAAGATGTGCAATTGCAATTGGGATTTTTGATAGATAGGTATGCAGTCACCGGGTCCGCTCAATCTGCTGATTGGGGAGCCGTATGCTACGAGCTTTCGGGTGCTATTTCGGATAATATTAACGGAGGTCAGATCGAGATGGgctggttacgagacacattccCAGAGTCGGATAATGATTTGACTGATCTAGAAAGAATACAATGTGCTCGGGCATACATTCTTGAGATAATTGGAGGTTATCTAATGCCGGACTTGTCACGAAATCGCGTACATCTGAGATGA